From Topomyia yanbarensis strain Yona2022 chromosome 1, ASM3024719v1, whole genome shotgun sequence, one genomic window encodes:
- the LOC131676824 gene encoding atlastin — MEAKPVQVIETQADHSFVLNEDALNEILLQENVRDRTVVVVSVAGAFRKGKSFLLDFFLRYMYSKYVHHQSASEWLGADNEPLTGFSWRGGSERDTTGILMWSEIFLHDKPNGEKLAIILMDTQGAFDSQSTVRDCATVFALSTMLSSVQIYNLSQNIQEDDLQHLQLFTEYGRLALADSGKKPFQRLQFLVRDWSFPYEAEYGALGGELILKRRLEVQDKQHPELQSLRRHITSCFTEIACFLMPHPGLTVATHQTFDGRLADITSEFKNSLKELVPMLLAPQNIIAKEINGQKVKARDLVQYFKSYMAIYKGNELPEPKSMLVATAEANNLTAVAAAKEIYSQLMEDVCGGAKPYLSSAHLDSEHNRIKEKALHQFSSKRKMGGEEFSEKYREKLETDLDESFATFRAHNESKNIFKAARTPAVYFAIAVVMYIFSGIFGLVGLYTFANFANLIMGVALLTLATWAYIRYSGELSDFGVRLDEIANLLWENIMKPVYQSCMEKGIQHVANHATEYAIGGNVSTSRSPGARQVNGKVKHS, encoded by the exons ATGGAGGCAAAACCGGTGCAGGTGATCGAAACACAGGCTGATCACTCATTCGTACTGAACGAGGATGCACTGAACGAGATTCTGCTGCAGGAAAATGTACGGGATCGGACGGTGGTCGTTGTGTCGGTGGCCGGTGCTTTCAGGAAGGGAAAAAGCTTTCTGTTGGATTTTTTCCTGCGGTACATGTACTCGAAG TACGTACATCATCAGAGCGCGTCGGAATGGCTTGGGGCTGACAACGAACCGTTGACAGGATTTTCCTGGCGGGGTGGCAGTGAACGTGACACGACCGGTATTCTGATGTGGTCGGAAATCTTTCTGCACGACAAACCTAATGGCGAAAAg CTGGCCATCATTTTAATGGACACTCAAGGAGCCTTCGACAGTCAGAGTACCGTACGAGATTGTGCCACAGTGTTTGCCCTAAGCACGATGCTCTCTTCTGTGCAGATCTACAACCTGTCCCAGAACATTCAGGAAGACGATTTACAACATCTGCAG CTCTTCACCGAATACGGGCGCCTAGCGCTAGCGGATAGTGGCAAAAAGCCCTTTCAGCGATTGCAGTTTTTGGTGCGTGACTGGAGCTTCCCATACGAAGCAGAGTACGGTGCCTTAGGAGGGGAACTCATTTTGAAGCGAAGACTGGAGGTGCAAGACAAGCAACATCCGGAGCTGCAGTCACTTCGAAGGCACATCACTTCCTGCTTTACGGAAATCGCCTGCTTCCTGATGCCACATCCGGGTCTCACCGTTGCCACACACCAAACGTTCGATGGTCGATTGGCGGACATTACGTCCGAGTTCAAGAACAGTTTGAAGGAACTCGTGCCGATGCTGCTGGCTCCGCAGAACATCATCGCGAAGGAAATCAATGGACAGAAGGTGAAAGCGCGTGATCTGGTGCAGTACTTCAAATCGTACATGGCTATCTACAAGGGAAATGAGTTGCCCGAACCTAAAAGTATGCTGGTCGCTACAGCAGAAGCTAACAATCTGACGGCGGTGGCCGCTGCGAAGGAGATTTACTCACAGCTGATGGAAGATGTTTGTGGTGGAGCGAAACCATATCTAAGCTCGGCACATCTGGACTCGGAACACAATCGAATAAAGGAGAAAGCATTGCATCAG TTTTCCTCCAAACGTAAAATGGGTGGCGAGGAGTTTTCGGAAAAGTACCGTGAGAAGCTAGAGACGGACCTGGACGAATCGTTTGCGACCTTCAGAGCGCACAACGAGAGCAAGAACATCTTCAAGGCAGCGCGGACGCCGGCCGTCTACTTTGCGATTGCCGTGGTTATGTACATTTTTAGCGGAATCTTCGGGTTGGTCGGCCTGTACACCTTTGCCAATTTCGCTAATCTGATCATGGGAGTAGCGCTGTTGACGCTGGCTACGTGGGCGTACATTAG GTACAGCGGAGAGCTTAGTGACTTCGGGGTGCGGTTAGACGAAATCGCAAATCTGCTGTGGGAAAAT
- the LOC131693485 gene encoding uncharacterized protein LOC131693485 produces MLKQMSKFITEDDVPVGYSSEQDDDYDEYEKDVPEIEDPAEIYIGNTGKVSASKFFNLFKMYGFITNMFIWRTHNHLYHARITYKRGPAAQKAVTEQNGKFYNGKRLRVTLVKDKVPLSYPAAIRIDDLCAGCTEEDIYEHFAPCGEIRFVVKIGFSAYIQFNSTQSATNALSLEMILNGDPYTITRIFSDDRVDHEKSIENMKQIKHRKPFVMVENFPRYEQEVPLNRYKSCFETVGLVQHFKIAPTSNGTVTLALAMAKADERDMVIGKFNNTIQDNKVLKLYMVPGRAVMTIHHAATFASAKSSVVVSGIPPYYKDYDVCMLFKKCGEINFLECFDGIWLIAFENQSAVSLAHFFHFSINKQRLVIRNLTPDTLPGKTLVKLHDYEEPKDKKEPVAKVPPRPNRADDFLLKAMQSMDQQIKRNNSILQQQASATADTSVATKPKITERPNNIVIKTVPIETLKRPAEPVTKINTSIGRAKADASNTSAAEASDDDDNTAERKNFSTNSNIYIGNLAKGLDEKDICELFKNKKLQNVTVYCSKDSYHPTAVSYVEFVNRSDIASVIQHNHDRYRGKRVMIVRGRRTNPFFAKDKSFMVKNLTSGITEEGLLNEIEKVLGPDTVGDVIRPAYHYAYVSLEQHVVTSNAIDQLREAFTRFKIDVYQLYTSIPKQMIYFSINPQTAESMRKLEGLKNPSEMENSDKNFGVHNAHKVFVGNIPRDTSAEDVIDYFSNYGNVIDYSPIEKKSCYLRKSAIISFLNSKHAQNVHCRSNHYFEGSKLKIHSMEYPPYQYRPETQIVTVKSHSPFLTCDEVQHALSPHLRGMRIMRFDAYDDRANFIVKHIGGKGSTLEKVFAYQYINDEAILVIDGLDLTPPKVDEARESKQISNSLNRQQKEKYLSYVVYKENVKEDMEIRTKPSSEQDIPFKMFYNDNAIQINNVSLDTTLENIRDLFLKCGNISDYQALILEEDNSKICYVKFETDLAADLACTYNQRLLNGSRILIHLAKETVHVEKDRTIFVEQLNPQTTAEQIYYAFSRFGMIKFVHKQSPFTAIVCFKDRDSMEDAINAQQKGSSVRFVISQCYKDYDSRFFNNFTTQEEFISIEEIRTTLKPRVRPEYHQSNLERQVFEVLPEKVKSVLINEIFLARNTIPNFSNLTKPEQIVALKTEYEKFTQKEYFVGLNVKEQEKLLDITKNLQKEYPYEEVKNMDILEPIAKQPRNDQPKNNQPDKKFAANWYSEPSQADKIIQNPPTAPLNAHHVAQALPSTGLLSYGGPLSPANPIPPVLGSTINTRNTAVLPLILRIQQASSRVLNFKCGRPTSTFVPEFLSLSASDDIDDGAQH; encoded by the exons ATGTTAAAACAAATGTCGAAAT TTATTACTGAAGACGATGTTCCGGTTGGATACTCGTCGGAGCAGGATGATGACTACGATGAGTACGAAAAAGATGTCCCTGAAATCGAAGATCCGGCTGAAATTTACATCGGCAACACCGGCAAGGTTTCTGCAAGCAAGTTCTTCAATTTGTTCAAAATGTACGGTTTCATCACGAACATGTTCATTTGGCGCACCCACAACCACTTGTATCACGCTCGGATCACCTACAAGCGAGGACCCGCTGCTCAAAAAGCAGTCACAGAACAAAATGGAAAGTTTTATAATGGGAAGCGATTGCGAGTGACGCTCGTGAAGGATAAAGTTCCACTGAGTTATCCAGCAGCAATTCGTATCGATGATCTTTGTGCAG GATGCACAGAAGAGGATATCTACGAGCACTTTGCACCATGTGGAGAGATTCGGTTTGTTGTAAAAATTGGATTTTCTGCGTATATTCAATTTAACTCCACTCAGTCGGCCACCAATGCGTTGTCGCTCGAAATGATTCTCAACGGAGATCCTTATACCATTACTAGAATTTTTAGTGATGATCGAG TGGATCATGaaaaatcgattgaaaatatgaagcaGATCAAGCATCGCAAACCATTTGTGATGGTGGAAAACTTTCCCCGATACGAACAGGAAGTACCGCTGAATCGATACAAGAGTTGCTTTGAAACGGTAGGACTTgttcaacatttcaaaatcgctCCGACCTCGAACGGAACGGTTACACTGGCATTGGCGATGGCCAAAGCCGATGAACGAGATATGGTGATTGGTAAATTTAACAATACGATCCAAGATAACAAAGTGCTAAAACTTTACATGGTACCGGGTAGGGCAGTTATGACTATCCATCATGCCGCAACGTTCGCGTCTGCTAAGTCATCGGTTGTGGTTTCTGGTATCCCTCCTT ATTACAAAGACTACGACGTTTGTATGTTGTTCAAAAAATgcggagaaatcaattttttggaatGCTTCGACGGCATATGGTTGATAGCCTTCGAAAATCAGTCTGCGGTTTCATTGGCGCATTTTTTCCACTTCTCGATTAACAAACAACGACTAGTAATTCGAAACCTTACACCAG ACACTCTGCCAGGAAAAACGTTGGTCAAATTGCACGATT ATGAAGAACCTAAAGACAAGAAAG AGCCGGTTGCGAAAGTTCCACCACGTCCAAACCGTGCGGATGATTTTTTGCTCAAAGCGATGCAATCAATGGATCAGCAAATAAAAAGGAACAACAGTATACTACAGCAGCAGGCAAGCGCAACCGCTGACACATCCGTAGCGACAAAGCCCAAAATTACAGAGAGGCCAAATAATATCGTCATTAAAACGGTACCGATAGAAACGCTGAAACGGCCTGCTGAACCGGTAACAAAGATTAATACTTCGATCGGACGGGCTAAGGCTGACGCTAGTAATACTTCCGCTGCAGAAGCATCCGATGATG ACGATAATACCGCGGAACGCAAAAATTTCTCTACTAATAGCAATATCTACATCGGAAACCTCGCGAAAGGACTAGACGAAAAAGATATATGCGAgttattcaaaaacaaaaaactcCAGAATGTGACCGTATATTGCAGCAAAGATTCGTACCACCCCACGGCTGTAAGCTACGTAGAATTCGTCAATCGGTCTGACATCGCATCGGTCATTCAACATAATCATGACCGCTATCGAGGCAAACGTGTCATGATCGTGCGTGGACGTAGGACGAACCCCTTCTTCGCTAAGGACAAAAGCTTCATGGTGAAAAACTTGACATCAG GTATCACCGAAGAAGGTTTATTGAATGAAATCGAAAAAGTGTTAGGTCCAGATACAGTCGGAGATGTAATCAGACCAGCATATCACTACGCATACGTCAGTCTGGAGCAGCATGTTGTAACAAGTAATGCCATCGATCAACTACGGGAAGCTTTCACGCGTTTTAAAATCGATGTGTACCAATTGTATACCAGTATACCAAAGCAGAtgatatatttttcaattaatCCGCAGACAGCGGAATCAATGCGAAAACTTGAGGGTCTGAAAAACCCATCcgagatggaaaacagcgacaAAAACTTTGGCGTACATAACGCCCATAAAG TATTCGTTGGTAACATTCCGCGTGATACGTCGGCTGAAGATGTTATCGACTATTTCAGCAACTATGGCAATGTTATTGACTACAGCCCCATTGAGAAGAAAAGCTGCTATTTGCGCAAATCGGCAATCATCAGTTTTTTGAATTCAAAACACGCTCAAAATGTGCACTGTCGCAGCAATCACTACTTCGAAGGCAGTAAACTAAAAATACATTCAATGGAATACCCTCCATATCAGTACAGACCCGAAACGCAAATAGTGACTGTCAAATCACATAGTCCAT TTCTGACTTGCGACGAAGTGCAGCACGCACTCAGCCCACATTTGAGAGGAATGCGCATTATGCGTTTCGATGCGTACGACGATCGTGCAAACTTCATAGTAAAGCACATTGGTGGGAAGGGATCTACACTCGAGAAAGTGTTCGCTTATCAATATATCAACGATGAGGCAATTCTAGTTATAG ATGGATTAGATCTGACCCCACCTAAAGTGGACGAGGCACGGGAAAGTAAACAAATTTCCAATTCTTTGAACCGACAACAGAAGGAAAAATATCTCAGCTATGTAGTATACAAAGAAAATGTTAAAGAGGATATGGAAATCAGAACGAAGCCGAGCAGTGAGCAGGACATTCCATTTAAGATGTTTTACAATGACAATGCAA TACAAATCAACAACGTTTCACTGGATACAACGTTGGAGAACATTCGCGATTTATTCCTCAAATGTGGAAATATATCCGACTATCAGGCGCTGATCCTCGAAGAAGACAACAGCAAAATTTGTTATGTAAAATTTGAAACGGATCTTGCGGCTGATTTGGCATGCACGTACAATCAACGTCTGCTAAACGGGAGCCGGATTCTAATACATTTGGCGAAGGAAACCGTGCACGTAGAAAAGGATCGAACGATTTTCGTTGAACAGCTCAATCCGCAAACTACTGCCGAACAAATATATTACGCCTTCAGTCGATTTGGAATGATCAAGTTTGTTCACAAGCAGTCTCCCTTTACGGCCATCGTGTGTTTCAAAGACCGGGATAGCATGGAGGATGCTATCAATGCACAACAGAAGGGCAGCTCCGTAAGATTCGTTATCAGCCAGTGTTATAAAG ATTACGATTCTCGATTCTTCAACAATTTCACGACCCAAGAAGAATTTATTTCCATAGAAGAAATAAGAACCACACTGAAACCTCGCGTACGGCCGGAATATCATCAATCTAACCTGGAACGGCAGGTGTTCGAAGTACTGCCAGAAAAAGTTAAATCAGTGCTCATTAATGAGATTTTCCTGGCGCGGAACACCATCCCCAATTTTAGCAACCTCACTAAACCGGAACAGATCGTGGCACTCAAAACAGAATATGAAAAGTTTACACAGAAAGAATATTTTGTGGGCTTAAATGTAAAGGAACAAGAAAAGCTACTGGACATAACGAAAAATCTTCAGAAAGAATACCCATACGAGGAAGTAAAAAATATGGACATCCTGGAACCGATCGCGAAACAACCTCGAAACGATCAGCCCAAGAACAATCAACCAGACAAAAAATTCGCAGCCAATTGGTACTCCGAACCATCGCAAGCAGACAAAATAATCCAAAATCCACCAACTGCGCCTCTGAACGCACATCATGTGGCACAAGCACTTCCATCCACCGGATTGCTGAGTTACGGTGGACCTCTCAGCCCAGCTAATCCGATTCCTCCCGTGCTCGGTTCTACTATAAACACTAGAAAC ACCGCCGTTCTACCGCTGATTCTTCGAATCCAACAGGCTAGTTCGAGAGTATTGAATTTTA AGTGTGGCCGACCCACCTCCACTTTCGTTCCCGAATTCCTGTCGCTATCTGCTTCTGATGACATCGACGATGGAGCTCAGCATTAG